A window of Paracoccaceae bacterium Fryx2 contains these coding sequences:
- a CDS encoding site-specific DNA-methyltransferase has protein sequence MDLVFAPSQIETWPLDRLRPYARNAKIHGTDQVAKIAASMAKFGWTVPCMVADDGELIAGHGRVLAAAMLGLKDVPVIRLSHLDEAERRAYRIADNKLTELGEWDEAMLRDEIAGLLAEDFDLSLLGITDEDLDALLRDPDALGGDGPVEGEDDIPEPPVTPVSVAGDLWQLGSHRLICGDSTSADVVGRLLGDVRPLLMVTDPPYGVEYDPSWRNQTGAAKTKRTGLVLNDDRADWREAWALFPGDVAYVWHGALHAAEVAESLMAVGFNVRSQIIWAKESLVFSRGDYHWQHEPCWYAVKKTGKGHWAGDRKQTTLWKIANKDQDATTIHSTQKPVECMRRPMLNNSNPGQAVYEPFMGSGTTLIAAETTGRVCFGIELNPVYVDVAIERWQQFTGANAVLAETGETFADLKAKRLAA, from the coding sequence ATGGACCTGGTCTTCGCACCGAGCCAGATCGAGACTTGGCCTCTCGACCGGCTGCGCCCCTATGCCCGCAATGCCAAAATCCACGGCACCGACCAGGTCGCCAAGATCGCCGCCAGCATGGCGAAGTTTGGCTGGACCGTGCCCTGCATGGTAGCTGACGACGGCGAGCTGATTGCCGGGCATGGCCGCGTGCTGGCGGCGGCAATGCTGGGGCTGAAGGATGTGCCGGTGATCCGGCTCAGCCACCTCGACGAGGCCGAACGCCGCGCCTATCGCATCGCCGACAATAAATTAACCGAGCTTGGCGAATGGGACGAGGCAATGTTGCGCGACGAGATCGCGGGGCTGCTGGCCGAGGATTTCGACCTGTCGCTGCTCGGCATCACCGACGAAGATCTGGATGCGCTGTTGCGGGATCCAGATGCGCTGGGCGGCGACGGGCCGGTTGAGGGCGAAGACGACATTCCCGAACCGCCGGTCACGCCGGTGTCGGTTGCGGGTGACCTCTGGCAGCTGGGATCACACCGGTTGATCTGCGGCGACAGCACCTCCGCTGATGTGGTCGGGCGGTTGCTCGGTGATGTTCGCCCCCTGCTAATGGTGACCGACCCGCCCTATGGAGTCGAATACGATCCCTCCTGGCGCAACCAGACGGGCGCGGCGAAGACCAAGCGCACCGGCCTTGTGCTGAACGACGACCGGGCCGACTGGCGCGAGGCTTGGGCGTTGTTCCCCGGCGATGTCGCCTACGTTTGGCACGGTGCGCTGCACGCAGCAGAGGTGGCAGAGAGCCTCATGGCGGTAGGCTTCAACGTCCGGTCGCAGATCATCTGGGCCAAGGAGAGCCTCGTTTTCAGCCGTGGCGACTACCACTGGCAACATGAACCCTGCTGGTATGCCGTCAAGAAGACCGGCAAGGGCCACTGGGCTGGCGACCGCAAGCAGACCACGCTATGGAAGATCGCCAACAAGGACCAAGACGCTACCACCATCCACAGCACCCAGAAGCCGGTCGAGTGCATGCGCCGCCCGATGCTGAACAATTCCAACCCCGGTCAGGCGGTCTATGAACCCTTCATGGGATCCGGCACCACGCTGATCGCGGCGGAAACCACCGGGCGGGTGTGCTTCGGGATCGAGCTGAACCCGGTCTACGTCGATGTCGCCATCGAGCGCTGGCAGCAGTTCACCGGCGCAAACGCGGTCCTAGCCGAAACCGGTGAAACCTTCGCCGACCTGAAGGCGAAGAGGCTGGCGGCATGA
- a CDS encoding endonuclease: MTEKAARRSASKPTSRQNGFLRAWPMVKSNRYQALISKIFFDGYQPGVPAFGFERIALEHGAETLGIKLPKNLGDVIYSVRFRTALPDDILATQPPGMEWIIEGAGRGAYRFKLVRVNRIVPRTDLVRVSIPDATPEIIRAYALDDEQALLAIVRYNRLIDTFLGLTTYSLQNHLRTTVKGIGQIEIDELYIGLDKRGCHYVIPVQAKGGKDQIGIVQTTQDIRFVEQKFPGLSCRAIAAQFMEDQVIALFELTLEDDEIRVVEERHYRLVPARDLDRQAIRTYR, encoded by the coding sequence GTGACCGAAAAAGCGGCGCGAAGAAGCGCAAGCAAACCGACATCGAGGCAGAACGGATTTCTGCGCGCGTGGCCTATGGTTAAGTCAAATCGCTATCAGGCATTGATCTCGAAGATATTCTTCGACGGTTATCAGCCCGGCGTTCCTGCGTTTGGATTCGAACGCATTGCACTTGAGCATGGCGCAGAGACGCTGGGCATCAAGTTGCCGAAGAACCTCGGCGATGTAATCTACTCCGTCAGGTTCCGGACGGCTCTTCCAGATGACATTCTCGCCACCCAGCCACCGGGAATGGAATGGATCATCGAAGGCGCTGGCAGGGGCGCATATCGTTTCAAGCTTGTTCGCGTTAACCGAATAGTTCCGCGTACAGACCTCGTCCGTGTGTCCATCCCAGACGCAACGCCCGAGATCATTCGCGCCTATGCGCTTGATGACGAACAGGCCTTGCTTGCGATCGTCCGGTACAACCGATTGATCGACACGTTTCTGGGGTTAACGACCTACAGCCTTCAGAACCATCTCAGGACGACGGTCAAAGGCATCGGTCAGATTGAGATCGACGAGCTTTACATTGGGCTCGACAAGCGCGGCTGTCACTACGTCATTCCCGTGCAGGCGAAGGGTGGCAAAGACCAGATTGGTATTGTTCAGACGACGCAGGACATCCGCTTCGTAGAGCAGAAATTCCCGGGGCTGAGCTGCCGGGCAATAGCTGCGCAGTTCATGGAGGATCAGGTGATCGCCCTGTTTGAACTGACGCTGGAAGATGACGAAATCCGCGTTGTCGAAGAACGGCACTACCGGCTTGTCCCAGCTCGCGATCTCGACCGCCAAGCTATCCGGACCTATCGGTAA
- a CDS encoding DNA cytosine methyltransferase, whose amino-acid sequence MLGPGGSGWVRVYYRKLIRGGDKQTPYKKEVKRPGPPGPTKQFQGVIVCPIPGPYPCQPFSAAGKRGGVDDARHLWPEVARVIRECAPEWVFLENVAGHVSLGLETALREL is encoded by the coding sequence ATGCTGGGTCCGGGTGGGTCCGGGTGGGTCCGGGTCTATTACAGAAAACTTATCAGGGGGGGGGACAAGCAGACCCCCTATAAAAAGGAAGTGAAAAGACCCGGACCACCCGGACCCACTAAACAATTTCAAGGGGTTATAGTGTGCCCTATACCCGGACCCTATCCCTGCCAGCCGTTCAGCGCAGCTGGAAAGCGCGGCGGGGTCGACGATGCCCGTCACCTCTGGCCCGAGGTCGCCCGCGTCATCCGGGAATGTGCCCCGGAATGGGTCTTCCTTGAAAACGTCGCCGGTCACGTCAGCCTCGGCCTTGAAACAGCCCTGCGAGAGCTTTGA
- a CDS encoding S24 family peptidase, producing MPVHRIENPVRLPGAPQRLALMTASAGFPSPAADDLEEEIDPISWVVRHPTSTFWWRVEGDCLWDAGIRDGDLIAVDRAGKRRVGRAVLAVVEGAVTAKILRKAANRYYLSSANAKEQFPDIELTADSEIWGVIAGVVRRYPIE from the coding sequence ATGCCCGTTCATCGAATCGAGAACCCAGTACGTCTGCCTGGCGCGCCTCAACGGCTCGCGCTGATGACGGCGAGCGCAGGGTTTCCTTCGCCTGCAGCGGACGATCTTGAGGAGGAGATAGACCCGATCAGTTGGGTTGTGCGCCATCCGACGTCCACTTTCTGGTGGCGGGTAGAGGGGGATTGTCTATGGGATGCGGGTATTCGGGACGGAGATTTGATTGCTGTGGACCGGGCGGGTAAGCGCCGGGTCGGCCGAGCAGTTCTGGCTGTGGTCGAGGGGGCTGTGACCGCAAAGATCCTGCGCAAGGCCGCCAACCGCTATTATCTGTCCAGCGCCAACGCCAAAGAGCAATTCCCGGACATAGAGCTTACCGCAGACAGCGAAATCTGGGGGGTGATCGCGGGTGTTGTTCGGCGTTACCCCATCGAATGA
- a CDS encoding site-specific DNA-methyltransferase, with amino-acid sequence MNAPLLPGRIEHWPLARLKPYARNAKTHDADQVAKIAASMAEFGWTVPVLVAADGELIAGHGRVLAAAHLGLSEAPVIILGHLTEAQRRAYRIADNKLTELGGWDEALLLQELQALLAEDFDLGLIGIPEDELEALLANADDRPAISDDAADAIPEPPADPITKPGDIWALGKHRLCCGDATDSAAVAQLIQSEQATLMFTSPPYAQQRDYGAAKEKVSNWDALMQGVFAAAPVTTDAQLLVNLGLVHRDSEWQPYWEGWVEWMRTSGWRRFGWYVWDQGPGLPGDWNGRLAPSHEFIFHFNRAPRKPHKTVPSKHAGETLGGGGLRGADGIVHAKTGTGNAIQSHRIPDSVFRIMRHKGGLGAAGSHPAVFPVALVEAVLTAFSDPGDLIYEPFCGSGTQIVAAERAGRRCFAMELDPIYCDVAVRRWEMATGRKAQLENRNEITIGRETRQK; translated from the coding sequence ATGAATGCGCCTCTGCTGCCCGGGCGGATTGAACATTGGCCCCTCGCCCGTCTGAAGCCTTACGCCCGCAACGCCAAGACCCACGATGCCGATCAGGTCGCCAAGATCGCTGCCAGCATGGCCGAGTTCGGCTGGACCGTGCCGGTGCTGGTGGCCGCCGATGGCGAGTTGATTGCTGGCCATGGTCGCGTCTTGGCGGCTGCCCATCTTGGCCTGTCCGAGGCACCGGTCATCATTCTGGGCCATCTGACCGAGGCGCAGCGCCGGGCTTATCGCATCGCTGACAATAAGTTAACCGAGCTGGGCGGCTGGGACGAGGCCCTGCTACTGCAAGAATTGCAGGCGCTGTTAGCAGAGGACTTTGACCTTGGGCTAATTGGCATCCCCGAGGATGAGCTGGAAGCTTTGCTGGCGAACGCCGACGACCGCCCGGCGATTTCAGACGATGCCGCTGATGCCATCCCCGAGCCACCCGCCGATCCGATCACCAAGCCGGGCGACATCTGGGCGCTGGGCAAACACCGCCTGTGCTGCGGCGACGCAACGGATTCTGCCGCCGTGGCCCAGCTGATACAGAGCGAACAGGCGACGCTGATGTTCACCTCGCCACCCTATGCCCAACAGCGCGACTACGGCGCGGCCAAGGAAAAGGTCAGCAATTGGGATGCGCTGATGCAGGGCGTGTTTGCTGCAGCACCGGTCACCACCGACGCGCAGCTGCTGGTCAACCTCGGTCTCGTGCATCGCGACAGTGAGTGGCAGCCCTATTGGGAAGGATGGGTCGAATGGATGCGCACCTCTGGCTGGCGACGCTTTGGCTGGTATGTCTGGGATCAGGGCCCGGGTCTGCCGGGCGACTGGAACGGCCGCCTGGCCCCGTCGCACGAGTTCATTTTCCACTTCAACCGCGCGCCCCGCAAACCGCACAAGACCGTCCCGTCCAAACACGCGGGCGAAACCCTTGGCGGCGGTGGTCTGCGCGGGGCCGACGGCATCGTCCATGCCAAAACCGGAACCGGCAATGCGATCCAAAGCCACCGCATACCGGACTCCGTGTTCCGCATCATGCGCCACAAGGGCGGTCTGGGTGCCGCCGGATCACACCCGGCAGTCTTTCCGGTGGCGCTGGTCGAGGCAGTGCTAACCGCGTTTTCGGATCCCGGCGATCTGATCTATGAGCCGTTTTGCGGCTCCGGCACCCAGATCGTCGCTGCCGAACGCGCTGGGCGGCGCTGCTTTGCGATGGAGCTGGACCCGATCTATTGCGACGTCGCGGTGCGGCGGTGGGAGATGGCGACGGGGCGAAAGGCACAGCTGGAAAATCGTAACGAGATCACCATTGGCAGGGAGACACGACAGAAATGA
- a CDS encoding DNA cytosine methyltransferase — translation MGRPIGVDLFAGAGGMSLGFEQAGFDVAAAVEIDPVHCAVHKFNFPQTAVIPRSVERLTGREIRLAAGLGTRTVDCVFGGAPCQGFSMIGHRVLDDPRNRLVLEFVRIVSELDARTFVFENVKGLTVGHHKQVLNELVAAFDEKGYQVRLPWRVLNAGNFGTPQSRERLILFGAKKGEALPDYPAASTAIAGRRANGDLNYGPNCADALADLPDAEIFHELTNGDSVKPRRFGKPSPYAAELRCLSNDAWHFAHPRKWDPAVLTSSARTEHTDISRRRFSETAEGEVEPISRLFKLPQTGVSNTLRAGTDGARGAFTSPRPIHFKFDRCITVREMARLHGFPDWFRFNATKWHGARQIGNAVPPPLARAVASQVIAALGFLPSRPSEAIALGSPALLEMDVTKASSHFGIEPPRSGRDRKSGAKKRKQTDIEAERISARVAYG, via the coding sequence ATGGGCAGACCTATCGGAGTAGACCTTTTCGCAGGTGCAGGCGGAATGAGCCTAGGCTTCGAACAGGCTGGCTTCGATGTTGCTGCTGCTGTGGAAATTGATCCAGTTCACTGTGCCGTACACAAGTTCAACTTTCCCCAGACCGCTGTAATTCCTCGTTCTGTCGAGCGACTGACAGGACGGGAAATTCGGCTGGCGGCCGGGCTTGGCACACGGACGGTCGACTGCGTCTTCGGGGGGGCTCCATGCCAAGGTTTTTCAATGATCGGCCATCGCGTTCTCGATGACCCCAGAAATCGGCTTGTCCTCGAATTCGTTCGGATCGTCAGTGAGTTGGACGCCCGCACATTTGTGTTCGAAAACGTGAAAGGCCTGACAGTTGGGCATCACAAGCAAGTTCTGAATGAGTTGGTCGCTGCCTTTGACGAAAAAGGCTATCAGGTGCGACTGCCTTGGCGCGTACTGAACGCGGGGAACTTCGGCACGCCGCAGTCGCGGGAAAGACTTATCCTGTTCGGCGCCAAGAAGGGCGAAGCCTTGCCAGATTACCCCGCAGCGTCGACTGCAATTGCTGGTCGAAGGGCAAACGGGGACCTGAACTATGGTCCGAACTGCGCAGATGCGCTCGCTGACCTGCCAGATGCAGAAATCTTCCACGAATTGACAAACGGCGACTCCGTCAAGCCCCGTCGTTTTGGCAAGCCGTCGCCCTACGCCGCAGAGTTGCGCTGCCTCTCCAATGATGCATGGCATTTCGCTCACCCGCGCAAGTGGGATCCAGCGGTCTTAACGTCCAGCGCGCGCACGGAACACACTGACATATCACGACGCCGATTTTCGGAAACAGCGGAAGGTGAAGTTGAACCTATCAGTCGACTGTTCAAGCTTCCCCAGACTGGAGTTTCCAATACGTTGCGCGCAGGAACGGATGGCGCACGCGGGGCTTTCACCAGTCCTCGTCCCATTCACTTCAAGTTCGACCGCTGTATCACGGTGCGCGAGATGGCACGGCTGCACGGATTTCCAGACTGGTTTCGTTTCAACGCCACAAAGTGGCACGGGGCGCGGCAAATCGGAAATGCCGTACCTCCTCCGCTGGCGCGCGCCGTCGCCAGCCAAGTCATCGCCGCTCTAGGGTTTTTGCCTTCACGGCCGTCAGAGGCGATAGCCTTGGGTAGCCCGGCCCTGCTTGAAATGGACGTCACAAAGGCATCGTCCCATTTTGGAATCGAACCGCCAAGATCGGGGCGTGACCGAAAAAGCGGCGCGAAGAAGCGCAAGCAAACCGACATCGAGGCAGAACGGATTTCTGCGCGCGTGGCCTATGGTTAA
- a CDS encoding Y-family DNA polymerase yields MNRPIAISDSANFYVSAERIFDPSLKNVPVIVLSNNDGCAVARSDEAKSLGIKMGAPLHLIRDKIAAHGIRVFSSNYTLYGDISRRVVEVYETFSPVVEVYSIDESFLDFGGIRDRDAHAQAMRAQVLLQVGVPVRVGIGPTKTLAKCANEVAKRNPIFKSVLDMMDRSVTDWVLPRVPVGDIWGVGGKTKAKLALLGVHTAADLRDMPTRQARGLGSVVLERTVRELQGEPCLALDEAPPPRKGMAVTRSSGAPMRDIETVMSALAAHATRAAEKLRQHGLVAGSITVFFQTSRFNTGKPQHAASRTVTLTPMTSDAMDLVRVVRACVEAAWPKQGGPYAFAKSGVMLDDLVAEADRPRTLFDVIDVSTERPHAVMQALDAVNARFGKKTMVLASEGMDRPWAMRSAHRSPRYTTRISDLPVVR; encoded by the coding sequence ATGAACCGGCCTATCGCAATTTCGGACAGCGCCAACTTCTACGTCAGCGCGGAACGGATCTTTGACCCCTCTCTCAAGAACGTACCTGTGATTGTCCTGTCCAACAACGACGGCTGCGCTGTCGCCCGCTCGGACGAGGCGAAATCGCTCGGGATCAAAATGGGGGCCCCTTTGCATTTGATCCGGGACAAGATCGCAGCGCATGGGATTCGGGTATTTTCGTCCAATTACACCCTGTACGGCGATATCTCGCGCCGGGTGGTTGAGGTCTATGAGACCTTCTCTCCAGTGGTGGAAGTCTACTCGATCGATGAGAGCTTTCTTGACTTTGGTGGTATCCGGGACCGGGATGCGCACGCGCAAGCCATGCGGGCGCAAGTCCTGTTGCAGGTCGGCGTGCCGGTCCGCGTCGGGATAGGCCCAACAAAGACCCTTGCGAAATGCGCCAATGAGGTGGCCAAACGCAACCCGATCTTCAAGAGCGTGCTGGACATGATGGACCGGTCCGTGACGGACTGGGTGTTGCCACGCGTCCCGGTGGGAGACATCTGGGGGGTCGGCGGTAAGACAAAGGCCAAGCTTGCCCTGCTCGGGGTTCATACGGCGGCGGACTTGAGAGACATGCCCACCCGCCAGGCGCGGGGCTTGGGATCTGTGGTGCTTGAGCGGACGGTCCGGGAACTGCAAGGGGAGCCCTGCCTGGCGCTGGATGAAGCCCCGCCACCGCGCAAGGGGATGGCGGTTACTCGATCCTCCGGTGCCCCGATGCGGGATATTGAGACGGTGATGAGCGCGCTGGCCGCCCACGCGACCCGCGCTGCTGAAAAGCTGCGCCAGCACGGTCTGGTTGCTGGTTCCATCACGGTGTTTTTCCAGACCAGCCGGTTCAACACGGGCAAGCCGCAGCATGCCGCGTCCAGAACGGTGACCCTCACCCCGATGACGTCTGATGCAATGGACCTTGTGCGAGTGGTTCGGGCCTGCGTGGAGGCGGCCTGGCCGAAACAGGGCGGACCCTACGCCTTCGCGAAGTCCGGCGTGATGCTGGATGATCTGGTGGCCGAGGCGGACCGGCCCCGCACCCTGTTTGACGTGATCGACGTATCCACTGAGCGGCCGCATGCGGTGATGCAGGCGCTGGATGCGGTCAATGCCCGGTTCGGCAAAAAGACGATGGTGCTCGCCTCCGAAGGTATGGATCGCCCTTGGGCGATGCGGTCTGCACACCGTAGCCCACGCTATACGACGCGTATTTCTGACTTGCCGGTGGTGCGGTGA